The proteins below are encoded in one region of Planctopirus limnophila DSM 3776:
- a CDS encoding DUF1501 domain-containing protein: protein MSLQNMVYEQLRQQMVRRYFFQRSAAGLGGAALASLLNPQLFSGMPALAANPEVSSTVPPDLSSLGALPGLHHAPKAKRVIWLFMADGPSQLDLFDYKPKMVDWFDKDLPESIRNGQRITTMTSGQSRFPIAPSVFKFNQYGQNGTYISELLPHLAGVVDDLTIVKTMYTEAINHDPAITFIQTGSELPGRPSLGAWLSYGIGSPNQDLPAFVVLHSKIAAGAQTQALFSRLWGSGFLPTKHQGVALRSSGDPVLYLSNPKGVSSQSRRTMLDGLAELNQQHLQEMGDPEIAARIAQYEMAFRMQTSVPDLVDLKDESKETLEMYGPEVNEPGTFAYNCLLARRLAERGVRFTQIFLRGWDHHGGLPGQIRQLVKSADQPCAALIKDLKQRGMLDDTLVVWGGEFGRTIYSQGTLTKENYGRDHHPRCFTMWFAGGGMKPGTVYGETDDFSYNIVSENQKMHIHDLNATILHLLGINHERLTYRSQGRDFRLTDVEGNVIREILA, encoded by the coding sequence ATGTCGCTTCAGAATATGGTTTATGAACAGCTTCGGCAGCAGATGGTTCGTCGGTACTTTTTCCAGCGATCTGCGGCCGGGCTCGGTGGGGCGGCTTTGGCTTCGCTGCTGAATCCGCAGTTGTTTTCCGGTATGCCGGCACTGGCTGCGAATCCTGAGGTCAGTAGTACAGTTCCGCCTGATCTTTCATCGCTGGGGGCATTACCAGGGCTGCATCATGCGCCAAAGGCCAAACGGGTGATCTGGCTCTTTATGGCCGATGGCCCTTCTCAACTCGATCTGTTCGACTACAAGCCCAAGATGGTGGACTGGTTTGATAAAGATCTTCCCGAGTCTATTCGTAACGGTCAGCGCATTACGACGATGACCTCGGGACAATCGCGGTTTCCGATTGCGCCTTCGGTATTCAAGTTCAATCAGTATGGGCAGAACGGAACCTATATCAGCGAGTTACTGCCACATCTGGCAGGCGTTGTTGACGATTTAACGATTGTCAAAACGATGTACACCGAAGCGATCAACCATGATCCCGCGATTACATTTATCCAGACCGGGAGCGAACTTCCCGGGCGACCGAGTCTGGGGGCATGGCTCTCTTATGGAATTGGGAGTCCGAATCAGGATTTACCGGCATTCGTCGTGCTGCACTCGAAGATTGCTGCCGGTGCTCAGACGCAGGCCCTCTTCTCGCGGCTATGGGGTTCCGGATTTTTGCCCACGAAACATCAGGGAGTCGCCTTGCGTTCGAGTGGTGACCCAGTGCTCTACTTATCCAATCCGAAAGGTGTCAGTTCGCAATCTCGACGCACGATGCTCGATGGATTGGCGGAACTCAATCAGCAGCATCTGCAGGAAATGGGAGATCCGGAAATTGCAGCCCGTATTGCCCAGTACGAAATGGCCTTCCGGATGCAGACCTCGGTTCCGGATCTTGTCGATTTGAAGGATGAATCGAAAGAAACGCTCGAGATGTATGGGCCCGAAGTGAATGAGCCCGGCACCTTTGCCTATAACTGCCTGCTCGCACGTCGATTGGCAGAACGTGGCGTGCGATTTACGCAGATCTTCCTGCGGGGCTGGGATCATCATGGGGGATTGCCGGGGCAGATCCGTCAGCTGGTGAAATCGGCGGATCAACCTTGTGCGGCCTTGATTAAAGATCTGAAGCAGCGAGGGATGCTGGATGATACGTTGGTGGTGTGGGGTGGCGAATTTGGCCGCACGATCTATAGCCAGGGGACATTGACTAAAGAAAACTACGGTCGCGATCATCATCCGCGCTGCTTTACGATGTGGTTCGCCGGTGGCGGTATGAAGCCCGGCACCGTCTACGGCGAGACCGACGACTTCAGCTATAACATCGTGAGTGAGAATCAGAAGATGCATATCCATGATCTCAACGCGACGATACTGCACTTGTTAGGCATTAATCACGAGCGGCTCACCTACCGCTCCCAAGGCCGCGACTTCCGGCTGACAGACGTGGAAGGGAATGTGATCCGCGAGATTCTGGCGTGA
- a CDS encoding PSD1 and planctomycete cytochrome C domain-containing protein, with product MIFDLRGNRLSGKLLAAVCLVTALEMTIPQLASASEKLQFNRDIRPILSNSCFQCHGPDSAKREAGLRLDQRAAAVAQTASGVQPIVPGDHAASEIISRILSDDPDLKMPPPESGKTVTPEQLATLKRWVSEGAEYESHWSFLPIQRPAVPAVKNDSRVRTPIDQFLQARLEKEGLGLADDADRVTLIRRVTFDLTGLPPTPAEVEAFVTDPAPDAYSKVVDRLLASPRYGEHMARYWLDAARYGDTHGLHLDNERSLWPYREWVINAYNNNLPFDQFTIDQLAGDLLPAPTLDQRVATGFNRCNVTTSEGGAIDAEWYVRYAIDRTDAVGTVWMGLTLTCASCHDHKFDPISQKEFYSLYAFFNSLSDRAMDGNALLPPPVLKLPTADQEARMAELNKEIATLKQQLAQKRKETPYVEPSLDAPADALTVTRRDYIWIDDVLPPGAQPQSNTGSWKFISAAEGPVLAGNLASTRTSEGLDQHFFTGATSPLAIGEGDELFAYVYLDPANPPKTIMLQFNDGTWEHRVYFGEDAIPYGKAGTVGHRHGGPLPPVGQWTRISVNAQHVGLASGAKLNGWAFTQFGGTVYWDKAGIRTLTLQNGESFNSLLAWENYQKQQKKPALPDNIAKLIKIESDKRNANQQKQIVEYFVEYVHPETRQLFEPLNGQIAKLQSEIDAVEKQIPATLVSEDMAQPREAFVLIRGAYDKPGEKVSRATPAALPSMPEDLPRNRLGLAKWLVSREHPLTSRVTVNRIWQQIFGIGIVKSSNDFGSQAEWPTHPELLDWLASEFIESGWDHKKFLKLIVMSQAYRQSSKVTPALYAKDPENLLLGRGPRFRLDAETIRDSVLFTSGLLVERKGGKSVRPYQPSGIWEPVAFQSSNTRTYTRDQGEALFRRSLYTFWKRTAPPPSMTTFDAPSRETCTVRRARTNTPLQALALMNDDQYVEAARHLAGQMISQGGETAAERLNFACLRVLSRNAKADELAVLERVLEKQLEIYRADSKAAEELLNVGTLPKPGQMEAPELAAYTMVANLMLNLDAAITKE from the coding sequence ATGATTTTTGACCTGCGCGGCAACAGACTTTCTGGCAAGTTATTGGCGGCTGTGTGCCTGGTAACAGCTCTGGAAATGACCATTCCGCAGCTTGCCAGTGCCAGTGAAAAGCTGCAGTTCAATCGGGATATTCGTCCGATCCTGTCGAACAGTTGTTTTCAATGTCATGGCCCGGACAGTGCGAAGCGGGAAGCCGGGCTGAGGCTGGATCAGCGGGCAGCGGCTGTCGCGCAAACTGCTTCCGGAGTGCAGCCGATTGTCCCGGGCGATCACGCTGCCAGCGAGATCATCTCGCGGATCCTCTCAGATGATCCCGATCTGAAAATGCCACCGCCTGAGAGTGGCAAAACAGTGACTCCCGAACAACTGGCGACACTCAAGCGCTGGGTGAGTGAAGGTGCGGAATATGAATCACACTGGTCGTTCCTGCCGATTCAAAGGCCTGCTGTTCCCGCTGTCAAAAATGACAGTCGAGTGCGTACTCCGATTGATCAGTTTCTACAGGCCCGTCTCGAAAAAGAGGGTTTGGGCTTAGCCGATGATGCTGATCGGGTGACGCTCATCAGGCGGGTCACGTTCGACCTGACGGGTTTGCCTCCCACACCGGCTGAGGTCGAGGCTTTTGTGACGGATCCTGCGCCAGATGCCTATAGCAAAGTGGTCGACCGGCTGCTGGCTTCGCCGCGTTATGGAGAGCACATGGCCCGCTACTGGCTGGATGCCGCCCGCTATGGGGATACGCATGGTCTGCATCTGGATAACGAACGTTCGCTCTGGCCTTATCGCGAGTGGGTCATCAATGCCTACAACAATAATCTGCCGTTTGATCAGTTTACGATTGATCAGCTGGCGGGAGATCTTTTGCCAGCACCGACGCTCGATCAGCGGGTAGCGACGGGGTTTAATCGCTGCAATGTGACGACGAGTGAAGGGGGGGCGATCGACGCCGAATGGTATGTCCGTTACGCCATTGATCGTACGGATGCCGTCGGGACTGTTTGGATGGGTCTGACACTGACATGTGCTTCGTGCCATGACCATAAATTCGACCCGATTTCCCAGAAGGAGTTTTACTCACTCTATGCCTTCTTCAACAGCTTGAGTGATCGGGCCATGGATGGAAATGCGTTGCTTCCACCACCTGTGCTCAAATTGCCGACGGCAGATCAAGAGGCTCGAATGGCGGAGCTCAACAAAGAAATCGCGACCTTAAAACAGCAACTGGCGCAGAAGCGCAAGGAGACTCCTTATGTCGAGCCCTCGCTCGATGCCCCGGCTGATGCATTAACTGTGACCCGCAGGGACTACATCTGGATCGATGATGTTCTCCCGCCAGGTGCCCAGCCCCAGTCGAACACGGGGTCGTGGAAGTTTATTTCGGCTGCTGAGGGCCCGGTTCTCGCTGGAAATCTGGCATCAACGCGTACCTCCGAGGGGCTGGATCAACATTTCTTTACCGGGGCGACTTCCCCACTTGCGATTGGTGAAGGAGACGAGCTCTTTGCGTATGTCTATCTCGATCCTGCCAATCCGCCAAAAACGATCATGCTCCAGTTCAATGACGGCACATGGGAGCATCGCGTTTACTTTGGCGAAGATGCGATCCCTTATGGCAAGGCAGGAACTGTGGGCCATCGACACGGTGGGCCCTTGCCACCCGTCGGACAATGGACACGAATTTCTGTCAATGCCCAGCATGTGGGCCTGGCTTCGGGTGCAAAGCTGAATGGCTGGGCCTTTACGCAGTTCGGTGGAACTGTTTATTGGGATAAAGCCGGCATTCGCACGTTGACACTTCAGAACGGTGAATCGTTTAATTCGCTATTGGCATGGGAAAACTATCAGAAACAACAGAAGAAGCCCGCACTTCCGGACAATATCGCCAAGCTGATCAAGATCGAATCTGACAAGCGGAATGCTAATCAGCAGAAACAGATTGTCGAGTACTTTGTCGAGTATGTGCATCCGGAGACTCGCCAGCTCTTTGAGCCGCTGAATGGGCAGATTGCCAAGCTCCAAAGCGAAATCGATGCTGTCGAAAAACAGATCCCAGCCACGCTCGTGAGTGAAGATATGGCACAGCCACGTGAGGCTTTTGTGCTGATTCGGGGGGCTTATGATAAACCGGGCGAGAAGGTCTCCCGGGCGACACCAGCAGCATTGCCATCCATGCCCGAAGACTTGCCACGCAATCGGCTGGGGCTGGCCAAGTGGCTGGTTTCGCGAGAACACCCACTCACTTCGCGAGTGACGGTGAACCGGATCTGGCAACAGATTTTCGGTATCGGGATTGTGAAATCGAGCAACGATTTCGGATCACAAGCTGAATGGCCGACGCATCCCGAACTGCTCGACTGGCTGGCCTCCGAGTTCATAGAGTCTGGCTGGGATCACAAGAAATTCTTGAAGCTGATCGTGATGTCCCAGGCTTATCGGCAGTCCTCCAAAGTCACTCCGGCGCTTTATGCGAAAGACCCTGAGAATCTGTTATTGGGCCGTGGTCCACGTTTCCGGCTGGATGCAGAAACCATCCGCGACAGCGTGCTGTTTACCTCGGGATTGCTCGTGGAACGAAAGGGCGGCAAAAGTGTGCGGCCTTATCAGCCCTCGGGAATCTGGGAGCCAGTCGCATTTCAAAGTAGTAACACGCGGACATATACCCGCGATCAGGGAGAGGCGCTCTTTCGTCGCAGCCTCTATACCTTCTGGAAGCGGACAGCTCCACCACCATCGATGACGACATTCGATGCTCCATCCCGCGAGACCTGCACAGTCCGCAGGGCGAGGACGAATACACCCCTCCAGGCGTTGGCGCTGATGAATGATGATCAGTATGTCGAAGCAGCTAGGCATCTGGCAGGGCAGATGATCAGTCAAGGGGGCGAGACTGCCGCCGAAAGGCTGAACTTTGCCTGCCTTCGCGTATTGAGTCGCAATGCGAAAGCCGATGAGTTGGCAGTCCTTGAGCGAGTTCTGGAAAAACAACTGGAAATTTATCGTGCGGATAGTAAGGCAGCTGAGGAACTGCTGAATGTCGGCACACTTCCAAAACCTGGTCAGATGGAAGCACCGGAGCTGGCGGCTTATACCATGGTGGCCAATCTGATGCTGAATCTCGATGCGGCGATTACGAAGGAGTAG
- a CDS encoding MFS transporter, giving the protein MASDASVISTAPPLSGNLRFRLSLMMFLEFFIWGAWLPVSFGLFPAMGFDETQQSLLHICFPISAILAMFFGNQFVDRNFAAEKFLALSHLLGGGALLAFGALAWQSFQPDAAPANFYIFLALMAVHCLFYVPTISVTNTLAFANVNDPQRDFGTLRLFGTIGWILASWPFVFILVDWAKVPDMAAAGGVIGWLGKALGTPLEGRALSQGTSWAFMTGGLGALLLGVFSFSLPHTPPKKIHEPGKSLAWVEAFSYLKKPFLLVLFFTTWIDATVHDGFFYYANSYLQHVGVPSNWTQVAMSVGQIAEILTMYSLGYVLSKLGWRYTMIIGILGHTLRFGLWALAPNPYVAVSMNLAHGICYAFYFATLYILVDEYFPKDARTSAQGLFNFLILGMGPLTSRLVWGRLQALFTTGDTIENKVVNWSQLLLVPAGAAFFAAILLLLFFHPPKSSGSIKVSH; this is encoded by the coding sequence ATGGCCAGTGATGCTTCTGTGATTTCGACTGCTCCGCCCTTAAGTGGTAACTTGAGATTTCGGTTATCACTGATGATGTTCCTCGAATTTTTTATTTGGGGAGCCTGGTTGCCAGTCAGTTTCGGGCTGTTTCCAGCGATGGGGTTTGATGAGACACAGCAATCGCTGTTACACATCTGTTTTCCGATCTCGGCGATTCTTGCCATGTTCTTCGGGAATCAATTTGTTGACCGGAACTTCGCTGCAGAGAAATTCCTGGCCTTAAGTCATTTATTAGGCGGGGGGGCACTGCTCGCCTTTGGAGCGTTGGCCTGGCAATCATTCCAGCCGGACGCAGCACCTGCAAACTTCTATATCTTCCTGGCTTTGATGGCTGTGCATTGCCTCTTTTATGTTCCGACCATCTCGGTCACCAATACTTTGGCATTTGCAAACGTGAATGACCCCCAACGGGATTTCGGAACGTTGCGACTGTTTGGAACCATCGGCTGGATTCTTGCGAGTTGGCCCTTTGTATTCATTCTGGTTGACTGGGCCAAAGTGCCAGATATGGCAGCCGCCGGTGGAGTGATTGGCTGGCTGGGCAAAGCACTGGGAACGCCGCTGGAAGGGCGCGCACTTTCGCAGGGAACCAGCTGGGCCTTTATGACAGGTGGTCTCGGTGCTCTGCTGTTAGGTGTTTTCAGCTTTTCTCTGCCGCATACACCGCCTAAGAAAATCCATGAGCCGGGTAAGAGCCTGGCCTGGGTGGAGGCATTTAGTTATCTGAAGAAGCCATTCCTTCTGGTGCTGTTCTTTACGACTTGGATTGATGCAACTGTCCATGATGGATTTTTCTATTATGCGAACAGTTATCTGCAGCATGTCGGTGTTCCCAGCAACTGGACACAGGTGGCCATGAGTGTGGGCCAGATTGCCGAGATTCTGACGATGTATTCGCTGGGATATGTCCTCAGTAAGCTCGGCTGGCGATACACCATGATTATCGGAATTCTGGGCCATACACTGCGATTTGGCTTATGGGCTCTGGCTCCGAATCCTTACGTTGCAGTGAGTATGAATCTGGCTCACGGAATCTGCTACGCGTTTTATTTTGCAACGCTATATATCCTTGTCGACGAGTACTTCCCGAAGGATGCGCGAACGAGTGCGCAGGGGCTCTTTAACTTCCTGATTCTGGGAATGGGCCCACTCACTTCGCGGCTGGTCTGGGGTCGGCTTCAGGCCCTGTTCACAACGGGAGATACAATTGAAAATAAAGTTGTGAACTGGAGCCAGTTACTGCTCGTTCCGGCCGGAGCGGCATTCTTTGCTGCCATTCTGCTATTACTCTTCTTCCATCCACCGAAGTCGAGTGGTTCGATCAAAGTCAGTCACTAA
- a CDS encoding cytochrome C oxidase subunit IV family protein: protein MADMAHLHGNTYFRVFLALCGLTVLSVVADLLSLADRRIIVAIVLAVATAKALCVMLYFMHLKFESGWKYVLLAPTIVLALALPLSLLPDVGMHYYPQDTRQSREYARLQADGDSGHHSSEPTNAH from the coding sequence ATGGCTGATATGGCACATCTGCACGGAAATACTTACTTTCGTGTTTTTCTCGCTCTTTGCGGGCTGACGGTACTCTCAGTCGTCGCTGATCTGCTATCACTGGCAGACCGCCGCATCATCGTGGCGATTGTGCTGGCTGTCGCGACGGCCAAGGCGCTCTGTGTGATGCTCTACTTTATGCATCTGAAGTTTGAGAGCGGCTGGAAGTATGTTTTACTCGCACCGACGATTGTGCTGGCCCTTGCTTTGCCGCTGTCGCTATTACCGGATGTGGGCATGCACTATTACCCGCAGGATACCCGGCAAAGCCGGGAGTATGCCCGTCTGCAGGCAGATGGTGATTCAGGTCACCATTCCAGCGAGCCTACGAACGCCCATTAA
- a CDS encoding cytochrome c oxidase subunit 3: protein MHSSAPATASQAGTLPRMGLPIPNSKLGMWLFLGTEIMFFSAFIGSYIISRNGSPGWPTDPHVTHINVWLGGLNTFVLIVSSYFVVVAHEKMLVSNFKEARKFIAFTLLLGLVFLGIKSVEYAGKFEHEIIPGKIPETPTEAMFATASRLQRVVDRELAAIFPGSPAADRRTELGNRIASAGNETATTDPKDAPPAGKAATVAQLKALSRLNEAASSLENHVRFGLAMSVTPEQLIEYRSSPTPGQFPAITLADVNSFVESLKKDVELSPILGNFHPAVPILYGNLFASNYFLMTGFHALHVIIGLIMFLVLLAMGSKLAFRHAVVVENVGLYWHFVDLVWIFLFPLIYII, encoded by the coding sequence ATGCACTCCTCAGCACCAGCAACTGCTTCCCAGGCCGGAACTCTTCCGCGTATGGGTCTCCCCATTCCGAATTCCAAACTGGGAATGTGGCTGTTTCTGGGGACCGAGATTATGTTTTTCTCGGCCTTTATCGGTAGCTATATCATCAGTCGAAATGGTTCTCCCGGCTGGCCGACCGATCCGCACGTTACACATATCAATGTCTGGCTGGGCGGGCTGAATACCTTCGTACTGATTGTCTCCAGCTACTTTGTCGTCGTCGCTCATGAAAAGATGCTGGTGTCGAACTTCAAGGAGGCCCGCAAATTTATCGCCTTCACTCTGCTGCTGGGACTGGTTTTTCTTGGGATTAAATCAGTCGAGTACGCGGGTAAGTTCGAGCACGAAATCATCCCGGGAAAAATTCCGGAAACGCCGACGGAAGCGATGTTCGCCACAGCCAGCCGGCTGCAACGTGTCGTGGATCGTGAACTGGCAGCGATCTTTCCTGGTTCACCTGCTGCTGACCGCCGAACTGAACTGGGCAATCGCATTGCCAGTGCCGGAAACGAAACCGCGACAACCGATCCCAAGGATGCTCCCCCAGCAGGAAAAGCTGCAACCGTGGCACAGCTCAAGGCACTTTCTCGCCTGAATGAAGCAGCGAGCAGTCTGGAAAATCATGTTCGATTCGGTTTGGCCATGTCGGTGACTCCCGAGCAGCTGATTGAGTATCGGAGTTCGCCGACTCCCGGCCAATTTCCTGCGATTACACTTGCCGACGTGAATTCGTTTGTGGAGTCACTGAAGAAGGATGTCGAGTTATCGCCCATACTGGGAAACTTTCATCCCGCGGTGCCGATACTCTATGGAAACCTGTTTGCTTCGAACTATTTCCTGATGACAGGTTTTCACGCACTGCATGTGATCATCGGACTGATCATGTTCCTGGTCCTTCTGGCGATGGGCAGTAAGCTGGCATTCCGGCATGCCGTGGTCGTTGAAAATGTCGGGTTGTACTGGCACTTTGTGGATCTGGTGTGGATCTTCCTGTTTCCATTAATCTACATTATCTAA
- the cyoE gene encoding heme o synthase, with translation MSQNSPLLPNSSLPQHSSQSIVLDETRIEALGSRLADWLAISKPRIAVMVLITVTVGYTLAPRENWDWAVLLWTWAGVALVSTASSALNQWLEQETDSRMRRTRNRPLPAGRMSPWEALGVGLLMGSAGCTMLVAMVNIQTAILTAATWALYVGVYTPLKRVSPICTAVGAIPGALPPVIGWAAAGANLDLASFSLFAILFLWQFPHFMAIAWKYRDEYLLAGLKMLPMGLPKPHVTGLIATAYATILIPISLLPVVAGVGGMTYFVLAIVLGLCYLAASIAFAWHERPATARRLILVSIVYLPLVLLALVGDHLGLLSMSSSAIN, from the coding sequence ATGTCGCAGAACTCCCCGCTGTTACCAAATTCATCGCTTCCACAGCATTCATCACAGAGCATTGTGCTCGATGAAACCCGCATCGAGGCTTTGGGAAGCCGGCTGGCTGACTGGCTGGCAATTTCCAAGCCGCGAATTGCGGTGATGGTGCTGATTACGGTCACTGTCGGCTACACGCTGGCGCCCCGCGAGAACTGGGACTGGGCCGTGTTGCTCTGGACCTGGGCTGGCGTGGCTCTGGTTTCTACGGCCTCCTCGGCTTTGAACCAGTGGCTGGAGCAGGAGACTGATAGTCGAATGCGGCGGACGCGAAATCGTCCGTTGCCGGCAGGGCGAATGTCCCCCTGGGAAGCCCTGGGTGTCGGTCTGCTCATGGGATCTGCCGGCTGTACAATGCTCGTGGCGATGGTCAACATCCAGACGGCAATTCTGACAGCCGCCACCTGGGCACTTTATGTCGGTGTTTATACGCCACTGAAGAGAGTCTCGCCGATCTGCACAGCGGTCGGTGCCATTCCTGGAGCGTTACCCCCTGTCATTGGCTGGGCAGCGGCTGGTGCCAATCTGGATCTGGCTTCGTTCTCGCTGTTTGCCATTCTCTTCTTATGGCAGTTCCCGCACTTTATGGCCATTGCCTGGAAGTACCGCGATGAATATTTGCTGGCTGGTCTGAAGATGCTTCCGATGGGATTGCCAAAACCCCATGTGACAGGGTTGATTGCGACCGCGTATGCCACAATTCTGATTCCGATCAGCCTGTTACCCGTTGTGGCAGGTGTGGGTGGCATGACCTACTTTGTACTGGCGATTGTGCTGGGGCTGTGCTATCTCGCTGCTTCGATAGCGTTTGCCTGGCATGAACGACCAGCGACGGCCCGCCGGCTGATCCTGGTATCAATTGTGTATTTACCTCTGGTGCTATTGGCCTTGGTGGGAGATCACCTGGGCCTGCTTTCAATGTCGTCTTCTGCCATTAACTAA
- a CDS encoding COX15/CtaA family protein, which yields MKNLPSIFAWLTLISALPLISMGAVVTTVDAGMAFPDWPTSDGYSMLAYPWLQSIGEPDKFLEHGHRLAGMLTGFFALLLCGSAFLTPQRPAVRILATLVLVLVIAQGLLGGMRVSQVSKVLAMIHGNFACWVFTVMAIAVAVMSPRWANVERLPTGTRTRAAFSATVVLCLVFFLQSVLGGMLRHLGAAHAWRDHPYFAFVVLGVAAITWVLIRRLHHPWLSSWANLMLLLVNGQFLIGLGTWLFRYGWPDAGIVAIQQTSALSALRSLHTLGAVLGFMGLGVMIARLIRTAPVHAPVSETTVETKTRNSSLTTPLDGSSRLAGGAV from the coding sequence ATGAAAAATCTACCCTCCATATTTGCGTGGTTGACGCTGATTTCGGCGTTACCTCTCATTTCGATGGGGGCTGTCGTGACGACTGTCGATGCGGGCATGGCCTTTCCAGATTGGCCAACTTCGGATGGCTACAGCATGTTGGCTTACCCTTGGCTGCAATCGATTGGGGAGCCAGACAAGTTTCTGGAGCACGGGCATCGTCTGGCGGGAATGCTGACAGGTTTTTTCGCACTTCTACTATGCGGTTCAGCTTTTCTGACACCACAACGACCGGCTGTTCGCATTCTGGCAACTTTGGTTTTAGTGCTGGTGATTGCCCAGGGATTGCTGGGCGGGATGCGCGTCAGTCAGGTAAGTAAAGTTCTGGCCATGATCCATGGGAACTTTGCCTGCTGGGTCTTTACGGTCATGGCGATCGCTGTGGCAGTCATGAGTCCTCGCTGGGCGAATGTTGAGCGATTGCCGACAGGCACGCGAACCCGGGCAGCTTTTTCGGCTACAGTCGTCCTATGTCTGGTCTTCTTTCTGCAGTCGGTTCTTGGAGGGATGCTCCGACATCTCGGTGCAGCTCATGCGTGGCGAGATCATCCCTACTTTGCATTTGTGGTTCTGGGAGTCGCTGCGATCACCTGGGTACTGATCCGCCGACTTCATCATCCCTGGCTCAGCAGTTGGGCCAATCTGATGCTGCTTCTTGTGAATGGGCAGTTCCTCATTGGATTGGGGACCTGGCTGTTTCGCTATGGCTGGCCAGATGCCGGGATTGTGGCCATTCAGCAGACGTCGGCTTTGAGTGCTTTGAGATCGCTCCACACGCTGGGAGCTGTGCTGGGTTTTATGGGATTGGGTGTGATGATCGCACGCTTGATTCGGACAGCCCCAGTCCACGCCCCGGTGTCAGAAACTACAGTGGAAACAAAAACTCGCAATAGCTCGCTGACAACCCCACTCGATGGTTCCAGCCGACTTGCTGGAGGTGCTGTTTAA